A single window of Micrococcaceae bacterium Sec5.1 DNA harbors:
- a CDS encoding LLM class flavin-dependent oxidoreductase — protein MLNVPSEAVDVRVDKWSTPVLNDENRLKLATFATNMRGSVTLANVEGKVLGSWEESLRLAQHADRIGFDAVIPVQRWRGFGGQFNLSDRSFEPFTWATALLARTERIQAFATVQVPVIHPMMAAKMAVTADHVSGGRFGINVVAGWFPEEFAMFGLTQREHQARYAYADEWTTLLKRLWTGDSPVDFDGEYIKAVDAFSDPHPLQDPYPVIMNAGTSGPGREFAATHSDLIFASLQDMATAQRQIAEIKQQALSSHGRQVRVFGRVHIVCRPTEQEAQQYFRWVHRDNADVAAIEKLLAGVSANSDSFDVDPEEHAKTIERLAAGRGAMTIVGTPEQVVASLLELTNAGLDGVAISWVDYDEGLQQMEDDILPLMIQAGLRS, from the coding sequence ATGTTGAACGTGCCTTCGGAAGCGGTTGATGTTCGCGTGGACAAGTGGTCAACGCCGGTTTTGAATGATGAGAATCGGTTGAAGTTGGCCACGTTCGCTACCAATATGCGCGGGAGTGTGACGCTTGCCAATGTAGAGGGCAAGGTCCTGGGCAGTTGGGAGGAGAGCCTTCGGTTGGCGCAGCATGCTGACCGGATCGGGTTTGACGCGGTGATCCCGGTGCAGCGGTGGCGCGGGTTTGGTGGGCAGTTCAATTTGTCGGACCGCTCTTTTGAGCCGTTCACATGGGCCACTGCGTTGTTGGCGCGAACGGAGCGGATCCAGGCGTTTGCCACGGTTCAGGTTCCCGTGATCCACCCCATGATGGCGGCCAAGATGGCAGTGACTGCCGATCATGTGTCGGGGGGCCGGTTCGGGATCAACGTTGTGGCGGGGTGGTTCCCGGAGGAGTTCGCAATGTTCGGCCTTACCCAGCGGGAGCACCAGGCCCGGTACGCCTACGCTGATGAGTGGACGACTCTGCTCAAACGCCTGTGGACCGGGGACTCCCCGGTGGATTTCGATGGTGAGTACATCAAGGCTGTTGACGCGTTCTCGGACCCGCACCCGTTGCAGGACCCCTACCCGGTGATTATGAATGCGGGCACCAGCGGCCCCGGCCGTGAGTTCGCTGCCACCCATAGTGATCTCATCTTCGCGTCCCTGCAGGACATGGCGACCGCGCAGCGTCAAATCGCCGAGATCAAGCAGCAAGCGTTGAGCTCCCACGGTCGCCAGGTGCGTGTCTTCGGGCGGGTGCACATCGTGTGTCGGCCGACCGAGCAGGAAGCTCAGCAGTACTTCCGCTGGGTGCACCGGGACAACGCTGATGTTGCCGCGATCGAGAAGTTGCTTGCGGGGGTTAGCGCCAATTCGGACAGTTTCGACGTTGATCCGGAAGAGCACGCCAAGACAATCGAGCGACTCGCTGCCGGCCGTGGCGCCATGACGATTGTTGGTACCCCTGAGCAGGTGGTCGCATCCCTGCTGGAGCTGACCAACGCCGGACTCGACGGAGTGGCCATCTCCTGGGTCGACTACGACGAGGGACTCCAGCAGATGGAAGACGACATCCTGCCCCTCATGATCCAAGCCGGCCTCCGCAGCTAA
- a CDS encoding nuclear transport factor 2 family protein — MSASTQLAMSIADQLFAIEQIKQVKSKYAYSADRHKWDDFASVFAPDAVFDESDFPGPLQPFTKEPVSSAISDYFKQSASKVEWPLIGRDAIYSEHIGVPADHVMVHHVLDPYIVLTSDMTATARFRFESHHWFPAGRPVKYMHNFGAYHETYIRLEDGNWYIKTFRLERQRVECV; from the coding sequence ATGTCAGCATCCACCCAGCTCGCCATGAGCATCGCCGATCAACTGTTTGCCATTGAGCAGATCAAACAAGTCAAGAGTAAGTATGCATACAGCGCTGACCGACACAAGTGGGATGACTTTGCCTCGGTATTCGCTCCCGATGCCGTATTCGATGAAAGCGACTTCCCGGGTCCGCTCCAACCGTTCACCAAAGAACCTGTTTCCAGCGCGATTTCTGACTATTTCAAGCAATCTGCTTCTAAGGTCGAGTGGCCGCTCATCGGCCGTGACGCTATTTACTCGGAGCACATCGGCGTCCCGGCCGACCACGTAATGGTGCACCATGTGTTGGACCCCTACATCGTACTGACCTCGGATATGACCGCCACGGCGAGGTTCCGGTTCGAAAGCCACCACTGGTTTCCGGCTGGCCGACCGGTGAAGTACATGCATAATTTCGGCGCATACCACGAGACCTACATCCGCTTGGAAGACGGTAATTGGTATATCAAGACCTTCAGGCTAGAGCGTCAGCGCGTCGAGTGCGTCTAG
- a CDS encoding acyl-CoA dehydrogenase family protein has protein sequence MSRILTEDQLALREKVRTFARETVGPRRLEAYENPPFLKEMNRLMGEAGILRTFAPKSLGGDEMGVMAIVIVMEELSRECPAVAMSAMMQMNIPVNMVKTPAVADRWAQSALSGETTVSFASTDPVGYANYAEHPDIARREGDEFVLNCVRHFAGQGTFADVVGVSGLVNGDMHLFWIPADTPGVKVSPMPKMGVGAPWGRFELTDVRIPAEYVRDLSELVKDRQLVDVTGASKVSTHPISAMALGIAEGVWEKTDAFLRERTVRNEPLASMQALQHKLVRMKQNIEAGRSMLYDATQLVDVGQGDAVLDHLLKPFLTEMAVEVATTCMTLHGGRGYQRSEGIEIYLRDAAGLLIGECTADMHYSTVANLLNMPGALPGSP, from the coding sequence ATGTCCAGAATTCTGACCGAAGACCAACTCGCGCTCCGCGAGAAGGTACGAACCTTTGCCCGAGAAACCGTCGGGCCCCGGAGGCTGGAAGCTTACGAGAACCCTCCGTTCCTCAAGGAGATGAACCGGCTCATGGGCGAGGCCGGCATCTTGCGCACTTTTGCACCGAAGTCGCTCGGCGGCGACGAGATGGGCGTCATGGCGATAGTCATCGTCATGGAGGAACTCTCGCGTGAATGTCCTGCGGTGGCCATGAGCGCCATGATGCAGATGAACATTCCGGTGAATATGGTCAAAACTCCGGCCGTAGCCGACCGCTGGGCCCAGAGTGCACTATCCGGTGAGACAACGGTGTCTTTCGCCTCCACCGATCCGGTTGGCTATGCGAACTACGCTGAACACCCCGACATCGCGCGGCGCGAGGGAGATGAGTTCGTGCTCAACTGCGTACGCCATTTCGCGGGACAGGGAACCTTCGCCGACGTGGTGGGCGTCTCGGGACTGGTCAACGGCGACATGCACCTGTTCTGGATACCCGCCGATACGCCCGGTGTGAAGGTCAGCCCGATGCCGAAGATGGGCGTTGGTGCACCCTGGGGCCGCTTCGAACTGACCGACGTACGGATACCTGCGGAGTATGTCCGCGACCTGAGCGAGCTCGTGAAAGACCGCCAACTCGTCGACGTCACCGGCGCAAGCAAAGTATCAACGCACCCCATCTCAGCAATGGCACTGGGAATTGCTGAGGGAGTATGGGAAAAGACAGACGCCTTCCTGCGTGAGCGCACGGTCCGCAACGAGCCACTTGCGTCGATGCAGGCTCTTCAGCACAAGCTCGTGCGCATGAAACAGAACATCGAAGCAGGACGATCGATGCTTTATGATGCAACACAACTCGTCGACGTCGGCCAAGGCGACGCCGTGCTGGATCACCTCCTGAAGCCCTTCCTAACCGAAATGGCCGTCGAAGTCGCGACCACATGTATGACTCTTCACGGCGGACGCGGCTACCAGCGATCAGAAGGCATCGAGATCTACCTGCGTGACGCGGCCGGACTCCTTATCGGTGAATGTACCGCAGACATGCACTACTCAACTGTCGCGAACCTCCTTAACATGCCAGGTGCACTGCCCGGGTCGCCCTAA
- a CDS encoding IS110 family transposase — translation MEVIHPRCAGIDVSKKDAKVCLRVQGSASNATRTTVTTWAAVTFRILELRDYLLNERVSVVVMEATSDYWRPFYYLLEDDGLEVILVNARNARNMPGRETDVSDAAWLADLRADGLVRASFVPPPVRELRDLTRARTIITRERTREIQRLEKLLEDACIKLSSVASNINCVSGRLMLQALIDGQDDPTVLAQLAERKLRHKIPKLTEALNGRFRDHHRYMAALYLRRIDARTSDIEDLSARIEAAMEAFCNARELLISIPGFNKSVAEVFIAETGADMTVFPTAEQLASWAGTSPGANESAGRVKSTKTRPGNKYLKGALGMAAFAAVRSHNTYFSAQYRRILARRGPMKALVAVGHSMLTAAWHMLTTGELYKDPGADYFTRHSPGRAKARALQQLESLGYQVTIEPLHQTT, via the coding sequence GTGGAAGTCATCCACCCCCGCTGCGCGGGAATCGATGTGTCGAAGAAGGACGCGAAGGTCTGCCTTAGGGTTCAGGGTTCCGCGAGCAATGCCACGAGAACCACGGTCACGACGTGGGCTGCGGTGACGTTCCGGATTCTGGAGTTGCGCGATTATCTGCTGAATGAGCGCGTGAGCGTGGTGGTGATGGAAGCCACCAGCGATTACTGGCGCCCGTTCTATTACCTGCTTGAAGACGACGGGCTGGAGGTGATTCTGGTCAACGCCCGTAATGCCCGCAACATGCCAGGGCGCGAAACGGATGTTTCGGACGCGGCATGGTTGGCGGATCTGAGAGCCGACGGGCTCGTGAGGGCATCATTTGTGCCGCCGCCGGTGCGTGAACTGCGGGACCTGACCCGTGCGCGGACCATCATCACCCGCGAACGGACCCGCGAGATTCAACGCTTGGAGAAACTCCTTGAGGATGCCTGCATCAAGCTTTCGTCGGTGGCTTCGAACATCAACTGCGTTTCGGGACGATTGATGCTCCAAGCCCTTATCGATGGTCAGGACGATCCGACCGTGCTGGCGCAGCTGGCCGAACGGAAGCTGCGCCACAAGATCCCGAAACTTACCGAAGCGCTCAATGGCCGGTTCAGGGACCACCACCGCTACATGGCAGCCCTCTATCTGCGCAGGATCGACGCGCGCACCTCCGATATCGAGGACCTCAGCGCCAGGATCGAGGCGGCGATGGAAGCCTTTTGCAACGCCCGGGAACTCCTGATCAGCATCCCGGGATTCAACAAAAGCGTCGCCGAGGTCTTCATTGCCGAAACCGGCGCGGACATGACCGTGTTCCCCACCGCCGAACAACTGGCCTCCTGGGCCGGGACCTCCCCTGGCGCCAACGAATCCGCCGGCCGCGTCAAATCCACCAAAACCAGACCAGGCAACAAATATCTCAAAGGCGCCCTGGGCATGGCAGCCTTCGCCGCAGTGCGCTCACACAACACATACTTCTCCGCCCAGTACCGGCGCATCCTCGCCCGACGCGGACCCATGAAAGCCCTCGTCGCCGTCGGACACTCCATGCTCACCGCCGCCTGGCACATGCTCACCACCGGCGAACTCTACAAAGACCCCGGAGCGGACTACTTCACCCGGCACAGCCCAGGCAGGGCAAAGGCCCGCGCGCTACAGCAACTCGAGTCCCTCGGCTACCAGGTCACCATCGAGC
- a CDS encoding NAD(P)-binding domain-containing protein — protein sequence MKVGILGAGSIGATLTRRLSTAGHEVRVANSRGPESIDPSLLTSGAVAVSAADVAIDADVFITSIPLSRTPGIRPLLEGAAKSAIVIDTSNYYPERDGRIAVLDYGRAESLWISEQLGRPVTKAWNAITSESLADKPMKPGTSGRISIPVASDDDTSRAVAMQLIDETGFDAYDAGPLAESWRFQPGSPAYCTDLTSAEMSDALASAQKNRSPLRRDLVWKVIAERTDGFKSVDPDFGDYLVRLNRAIYL from the coding sequence ATGAAGGTTGGAATTTTGGGCGCTGGATCGATCGGCGCCACCTTGACTCGGCGCTTGAGCACCGCTGGGCACGAGGTGCGCGTGGCAAACTCGCGGGGCCCTGAATCCATCGACCCGTCCCTGTTGACCTCCGGAGCGGTGGCCGTTTCCGCTGCTGACGTGGCTATTGACGCGGACGTCTTCATCACGTCTATTCCGCTCTCGCGCACGCCCGGCATCCGGCCACTCTTAGAAGGCGCCGCAAAGAGCGCGATCGTTATCGACACATCCAATTACTATCCTGAGCGAGACGGCCGAATTGCAGTCCTCGACTACGGCAGGGCAGAAAGCTTATGGATCTCTGAGCAACTTGGTCGACCCGTCACGAAGGCCTGGAACGCCATCACTTCAGAATCGCTCGCGGATAAACCGATGAAACCGGGCACAAGCGGCCGCATTTCGATCCCTGTTGCATCTGACGACGATACGAGCCGCGCTGTGGCCATGCAACTGATTGATGAGACTGGGTTCGACGCATACGATGCGGGGCCCCTCGCAGAGTCGTGGCGATTCCAGCCGGGTTCACCGGCATACTGCACCGATCTCACTAGTGCAGAAATGTCTGACGCACTCGCCTCAGCACAAAAGAATCGGTCACCGCTGAGGAGGGATCTCGTGTGGAAGGTGATAGCGGAACGCACGGATGGGTTCAAAAGTGTCGATCCTGACTTCGGCGACTACCTCGTACGTCTGAATCGGGCCATCTATCTGTAA